The Diorhabda carinulata isolate Delta chromosome 12, icDioCari1.1, whole genome shotgun sequence DNA window ttctcatttgagaaatttgaaatgataatttcgagtttttaaaaaaatccgtaatttaaataatagttgagataaatttaatttaattctgaGTATTTgtaggaaaattttttatttaacatttacaCCTACTAGTTAGGCAACGCGCAATATTTCCTTGTTGTAAAGTATAGACACCTAGTGTAAAACTTGAACATCAATTGAAACGTCAACCAATAATAAAGTTTTCGTATGTCACGTATTATATTACACTTGTATAGTCTATTAAAATATGCTatagaataaaactaaaacCATTTTTTCGGATGTCTACTAAAAAACGTTGTGGTACatcgaaaattttaatttaatttaaagcAAAAACGACGATTCGTATAAGAAAACTTCAACTTCTTGTTGGATACCTACTAGTTAGGCAACGAAAAATACTGCCACGTAGTGtattaaaatgtattacaaaacatttaaaacatatgaaaaaataatcatttcatGTTTGTACCTACACTAAATTTCTCAATAAtcgttaatataaaaaatttaatttgaaaataacaagttttatgacagaattattatttattactgtaTATTTATACCTACTAGTCAGGCAAAACGCAATACTGCCATGTATTGTTTCAGAATGATTACTTCTATCAAAgaaatgtgaataaataataattacggTATGctatgttttttaatatatcgataattttaataatagtcaatattaaatattaatttaacgCAATAATAACGATTTGTAGTAGAAAAGTTGGATATTTATACCTACTAGTTAGGCAATTAGCAATACTGCCACGTATTACATTTAACGTACTACAAATTATTTGCGTTCaagaaatacgaaaaaaatcattttgactTTCTATTTATACTACATTTCTCAATAcatcaataattttgattataatacatATCAAAATATGTCCATgtgtaaatagattttttataaatcaatactACAGGGTGTTAAGTATAAAATTGcttatatattttaaactaCCCCGTAAAACATCGTGAAACCCAATATTGTTGAAACGAGAATAAAAAGAATAgtctaaaaatgtaaaaatatacagggttttctATTTGGTTgctaatataaatatgtattacaatatatatttcaaaaatacgttTCTAATTGGAATAAAGCCTCACACTGTATGTAATTTCGATTTGATCTGAGTAATTTTAAGtaggattaataaaaaaaaatatactaacaCAATAAAAATCACGTCAATGTCACTAAAAACGAAGCCACATTCAGCTGGCCACTTCTACATTTTTCTGAATCTATAGTTTAATGTacttaaatttattaacaaaattttgacGTGACAAAGTTCCTTTAGCtccaaattgtttattaaattaacCGATTTAttgtctataaaataaaaacaattgttaaaataacaaaatagttAATATCTCTAtcgaattattgttttaatttaactTCAGTATTTacatgaattattttgaaaacacttGATGTTATCgtgataaaattttcaatgaaaatcatCGATTACATTCTTTCAAATGCCGAATTGGAATTCttacactgtctgaagcacGTTTCGACATCCAaactatcgtcttcagagattgaaagTTTCAGTTCAGTCTCTCAGAAGGTACttacaatataagaaatgtgGCAACATTggttataaaaacatttaaaagcaGCAGACGTAGAGGACGTTGAACTCTAAGATGGGAAACATACATGCGatgatatatgaatatataaaagaagaagaaaattggtTTAAAAAGATTCGACGTAATTATTTAGTTTCTGATTGATATACGGTGTATAATATGTAAATCTACGATCTTTTATTATTAACGTACccaggaaaatattttaacgaaatcacttttttaaaatatcatctTCGAGGTAGTGACACTCTTTAACGGTAGACTTTACCgattatggaaaaatttctaataaaaaataccttttatacagtaatattttcttaaaaaaagcCATTAATTTTGTTTGGCGACAGAAGCAAACATGCAAGTTCACCTTGGAAATGGAAACGATGTTggcaatgaaaatatatttcttttcacCCTTTACGTTCAAGAAAAACATCCACCGAACTTGTTGCTATTTCTACTTTGATTTTAATGCCATTTTTTGACGTATAAAAGCGACCTTGTCGAAAATGATGAATTAGAttgtgatatttatataaaaaaaaaaccaatttatgCATAGTATAAGCAAATAAACATCGAGAACGTCTACGTATCCAAGTTTCTCGATTATCCCACTCTACTGCAGTCGAATATTGGCCTATGAAGGACCAGGAAAACAGAAAAGCCCAAAACGGTGCTTTAAATCGTGCGACTGACACATATATgacgctgtcattgtcaaatccatatgaagTACCAACTATGTGTTAAATTTCACGATATTTCGATTAGACAGGAAAAAACGACGGTCATTTAAGTgaaactactttttttatttccaaaacaatAGATTCGGaacgtgtgttaatttatcattgcttctcgataaaaaaaatactgtataatATCAGCAAAggctttaaaataaattttataaatatacacgcttcgtaaattcaaattttttgaagttACCCTCGTATAGTATTAAAAACCTCCCCTAATCATTGTCATTGTAATGAAAATGGTCAAGTGGATGAATCAATAACTATACAGAACGTGTAGTAACGGACATTATTTAACCTCTAAATTATCCTGTGCTCCTGTTCGATTTTTCCAACATCGTCCTGAGAGAACGCAGTGGAAAACTCCTTTTTCTGGATCGTCCCTTATCGAATGACTCCGAGGTATATCCTGGAGAAGGACTAGGGGTTTTTCCAAAGGGAAACTTGTACTTCCATAAACCCAGCCATCGGCGGTATCCATAAAGGGAGTATTTCTATCAAAAGAACATGATGGGTGAGAAGGTGAAAACAACCCTTTGAAGCGAGGGAAAATCATCCCAAAGGATTTATAcagatatttataatatattaggGAATTAAAATTACATTCATTTCAAATACACACCctcgtattaaaaaatttcaaaacatctTAAAAGACCTGTGATTAATAACTTTAAACAGTTTTTCagaattataaattgttttcttgtATGTCAATTATTCCCCGTATAATCCGCAGCGTCGATATCAACaggtgaataatataaatagaaaccAGGTGGCTAGGTGACGTCAGCACGCGGCGCGCGTTAGACGGCGCTCAATTGACGACGCTTCGTACCAGGCAAACATGAATATTGAATAGTGCGAGGGTTGATACCGCCTCCCCCGACCCCTCGACGATATCGTATCGCATTTAGTCGCGTGGCAAAAATAGCACTCGACTTCCCCTGCTTCCCGCAACGTTCTCATTCAATTTGAATACAAGTTCTTACATCTCATTCCGTCGGGAaagattttttatcaattttgatacaccctgtataatttattatacGTTTAACTAACAAAAATTTCGAATGTTATTGTTGCATTATACTAATTATGAGCTACCCTGTATACGAACATAGTATTAGTAGTTGCTTTGTATCACATATGGCACGCACTTCAAAGTGCGATACCGATTTTccattgtatatatatatatatatatatatatatatatatatatatatagatatagttTTCGATGCGGGAAGCCCTacgttttgtttgttttcgaatGGGATACAATATGTTTCATGAAATAGGTGGCACGTGCCTTTTTTTATTCGAATGTAAATTTAGTGGGGATGTAACTAACTATATTTACACTTTTCTGTTAACCTGATACAGAGCGTCGAATTTTTAGCTGGATAAAGCGAGGGTACGTCCGGAATACAAATTGGATGCAAAATGATTTCTTcccattgaaaattattttttacgtatataatataaataacaaactcTTGTAATGAAATTAGttcaatgttattaattttttttgttataaacattgaggttatgtttacaTCGTCTTCGggattaaataaattcattataattaaattcactttcaattttcacaagtTATTAACTATAATTGTGGAAAATCTACTAATTAtatcttattttcttttttaaatattttaccaaaaccCAATAAATGCGTGCGACTTCCTTTTAAAAGTCAATCGTCTAAGACGTGGTATTCCGTAAAAGTTCACGGTCATTTATACGAACTACTTCATTATGATACCATCGACTTAAAGTTGAACATTTATAGTATTTATTCAAGTACAGTTGTACTacagttaatattttattgggTGACTATAATTTATCGTAGTTCCGAGTATGTTCAGAACCCTTACGaaactttactttttttttctcgattGTTGCACAAGGAATGAGAGTGTGTATAAGATAAGGTATTATGTCTTATGGTAAAGTTTTTAATATtagaaagttatttattattattataaaggtaagttttgaaagtttttatatttccttattatagaaaaatgcaCATAAAACTCATATACTCatagaataaatgaattttcgaaaaaagatCACTACATTTCCAACCTGTCGTTTCTTCCAGTGTTGCCAAATCAAACGCTACATCCCCAATCtcatttgtttaattttcttgGTGTCTATAATCTCAAAAACAGCTAACAACACTTCTAGTTAATTGTAGAATATGTTTTCTATGATTGAATCTTTGTATATGTCTGTATTTCAGATACAGCATGCTTGCTGGAACTTTAAGAAGAGTTAAAAAACTGTGTCCCTCTATACTATTTGTAACAGTaactgttattttattattaaagatatatttttataaaaaagacaatgaaaTGCATCCGAAACACGTTATAAAGTGAGtaaagttcataaaaaattattacaattcgaAAATTTCACGATATAAGTCAccttatttcagaaaaaaagatCAGGAAGAGTACGTAGACAAACATGGTATTAGAGTTGTGGTGGGTCATTATAGAGGGGATACGTCACGCGTCGTACCTGCCGCTTCAAATGAAACtatcaatcaaaataatttcaatccaTCCCCTAATGCGGGGAAAAATGGACAACCCCTGGTTATCAATAACAAAGATTACGTAAAAACACAACAATTGTACGAaataaatcaattcaatttattagtTAGTGATCAAATACCGTTAAATAGAACGTTGCCAGATTTTAGGAGAAAAAGGtaagtttaatataaaatattacattcGGTAAAACTAAATTCGAAATTAGTGAACTCGGTATATCTATTAAgtgtaaaatttaaatttattatagataTTATAAAACAGGGTAGTACTGAGTTATTTGACATACTACGAGGGTCAGTTAAAAAGTTTCCCAACTCAACGTAGAAAGTGTCCGCCATTTTAGTTTCTATTTGACGTGTTTTAAAAGACTTatgatatacgaggatggttctaAAAATTCTGTTTATACAGcgttaacaataattttgattatattagtCACATTTCAGATGTAATAAACTTTTTAACGATTACAAATCATATCCTAAAACTAGTATTATTATCGTGTTTCACAACGAAGCGTGGTCAACTTTATTGAGAACAGTTTGGAGCGTCATCAATAGATCCCCAAAAGAATTAATCGAAGAAATAATATTAGTAGATGACGCCAGCGAACGAGGTAAGAGAAAACATCGTGAAACCCTTTAACGCATGCGCACTTTCAAAATTAACATTGACGTTTAACTAAAAGTTGGGTTATGTTACTAATGAGCAGtatgaaaaagtatatatatattaatttaatttaattaattaattttttattaatatttaattaattaaaatcagttaaaattttgtattggTTATTAACTAATCGATTCTAATTGTGAACCGCGAATATAATGTTGGTAGACGCGTGACGTCATCTTTTTATAAACGAGAACGTTATCGGGCAACCTATTCTCTATTAACCTTGCCGCGTATTAATCTATTCGGATAAGATCGGTTATTATCGTTATTGGAgaaagtttttcttattttagcTTTTTTACGAAAGCCTTTAGAAGATTATATCAAATCGTTACCGATAAGAGTAATAATATTGAGAAGTGTCGAAAGGATAGGCCTTATAAAAGCTAGGTTAAAAGGAGCTAGAGCCGCAAAAGGGGAGGTACTAACTTTCCTAGACGCCCATTGCGAATGTACGGTCGGTTGGTTAGAGCCTCTTCTACATGTCATAAGTAAAGACAAAACGACCGTAATCTGTCCCACCATAGATATTATTAATCATGATACTTTCGCGTACGTTAAAAGTTTCGAATTGCATTGGGGTGCGTTCAACTGGAATCTTCAATTTAGGTAAAGACGAGGTACATTTTTCGTAGTGGAACTTGAAATACTTGAAATCTGGCAACGCATTTGATATATTCCGAATGTATTTCTTCTGATTTGAACATTCGTAGCTCCACCCAAGTACGTAATAAGATACGAGGGATTGTCAATAGATTCgagatgtttgtttttttaaaagtagAGATTTCGAGTAGGTCACGTTTTTCTAAACCGattaatttgagaaataaaaaattattgaacgagaaaaaattttagatgGTATACTTTAGGGGGTGAGCAGATGAAGCGAAGGCAGTACGACATTACTCAGCCGTTTAATTCCCCGGCAATGGCCGGCGGTTTATTCGCTATGGATAGAAACGCGTTTTTCGAATTTGGCGCCTACGATGAGGATATGAATATATGGGGCGGGGAGAATTTGGAAATGTCGTTACGGATATGGCAGTGCGGAgggaaaattcaaatatctcCGTGTTCGAGAGTCGGACATGTTTTCCGAAAATCTTCTCCGTATTCATTTCCGGGGGGATTGGAAAAGACTCTGTATACGAATTTGGCCAGAGTGGCGGTAGTGTGGTTGGACGAATGGgcggattttttttttaaattcaacgAACAGTCGAGGTAAGATTCATTGGAATTTGTTCAGTGTTTAAGCGTACAATTTCGAAAATTACGCTGTTGCCAAACGTTAATTCTCCCTAGAACTAGGGACAtttgattacttaataaaaaagaagaaagtaaatattgtcaaatttattttttcaaaactaaatgaaTTTTAAGATGTTATTAACGAAGACATTGTTGccaaatgtaatttttttctctaaatctaGGAATTTTTTATGGTTATTAAGATATTTATTGAACTTGCGAAGTTGCCAAACGTAGATTTTCCCCAAATCTAGGAAATTTGACTACttactataaaaaaagaaagtaaaaaacatattttttgcaaaactaggtgaatttttcgattttgtGTGTGAAGACATTGTTGCCAGATGCAGGTTTCCCTAGATCTAAGGAAATTTGacgaatttttatattgttgtcagaattttcctcaaaatttgttgccaaactcaattttttccttaaatcttggattttttatagttattaagatatttattgaaattgcgATGTTGCCAAACGTAGATTTTTCCCGAAACTAAAGAAATTTGACTACTTACtatagaaaaataaagtaaaaaacatattttttgcagAACTAgatgaattttttgattttttgtgtgAAGACATTGTTGCCAGATCCAGTTTTCCCTAGATCTAAGGAAATTTGacgaatttttagaatttaggACAACTTATGCATTATTGtcagaatttttcaaaaaatttgttgtcaaacgtaatttttttccttaaatcttggattttttatagttattaagatatttattgaaattgcgatgttgccaaacgtattttttccataattaggTGAATTTTGTGCTTTTTTTGTGCGAAGACATTGTTGCCAGATGCAGTTTTCCCTATATCTAAAGGAATTTGacgaatttttggaatttagGACAACTTATgcattttaatcaaaattttcctcAAAAGTTGTTGCCGAacgtaattttttctttaaatctacGAATTTTTTCTAGTTATTAAGATATTTACTAAAGTTGCGATGTTGCCAAACGTAGATTTTCCCCAAATCTAGGAAATTTGActacttattataaaaaaaatttttttctagatgTAAGTGTCCCTTATGCCATTATGTTTGAATACATTGTTGCCAAACgtaattttttccttaaatctacgaaattttgataacaagccataaagaaacaaatcaaaattgcGGTGTTGCcgaactttttttttccacaaaaCTAGGAAAATTTACCGATTTACTATACaagaataaatgaaatgttGCCAAATTTGATCAATGCTTCACTAGAGCTAGGAAAATATGACATTTTGTAACGCCTTGATAATGCAATGCTGCCAAATGCATTTTTTCCTCCggattgtgaatatttttgataactaGCGGTACAAGATGTTGCGATGTTGCCAAACATAATTTTTCCCGAAAACTAGTAAAATTAGTATCACGACGTTGCCGGAcgtagtttttccaaatttctaagGAAATTTGGTATATAGCGGTGTTGCCAGACGTCGTTAGATGTAATTCCTCGTTTTAGGAAAGTGAAGGAGCATCAGAACGTTAGTTCAAGGGTCGATTTGAAAAAGAGATTGAAGTGTAAAAATTTTTCCTGGTATTTGGATAACGTTTGGCCGCAACATTTTTTTCCGAAAGACGATcgatttttcggaaaaataaaaaatatcggcAAAAATATGTGCCTTTTGAAACCcgatcaaaaaaatttcatgaatcaACCGATGGGAAAAGCCACCCTTGACGTGTAAGTAAAACAATcacatattttcttcaatttgtatatttatatttttcaaataactcatTAAATCCCGTTGAAACgcttttttttagaaatttttgcaattaaaatCCATAATTACAAGTTTTTTATTCTCACATAAGTGAATAATTACGTCAATATCGATTGACAGTTGACGGCTGACGGTTGACAGTTGACAGCTGACACGTTTCGATGACATCTAGATTAATAATAGCGTGTGTAGTATATATGCAACCAGTAATAATGTGGAAATTACACTTAATCggaaatttcgaaaagaaaaactcATTATAACCACAAATTTCGTCCAAGGAAAGTATTTTCTTACTTGTATCATCTGACTACACCTCGTATAACGACTGAAAGTTGTAAAATCTTTTCCACCCCGTATAACTAACAAACACCGCTCTTATGGCGTTGTTATTACAATTTATCTTCATCAAATTGAAGTATACGTCACTTTTATAAAGGTAAATTACCCCTAAAATGCCTTTTTGGTCAATCAAAAACTAacttttttgacgttattaccacttttcactttttatacGAATATACCCCGTATATGACTTTCCAGTATATAACCGCCGCGTGACTACACCTggtatatcaatattttgacaaCTATACATCGTGTGTTGCCATCATAATGATTTCGTTGCCCCTCGTATAAATAACGAACCCCGTATACCTACAATCCAAATAAATTCATAGATCTCTTGCTTACGTCACACTGACACATCACTGAATTTCCGATACCCTGTAATGGCGAACTCTCACTTCCGCTTCGTAACAAAGGTCACTGATCGActtaaatattacaattttagaTGTTTAGATGAGATCGAAATAGAAATGTTTATCATGACAAAAGAGGGTTACATAATGACGGACGATTCCATTTGTTTGGACGCACCAGAAAAACCAAAAAGTGGTTCGATGAAAGTTCGAATTGTCGCCTGTCATTTTATCAGTAGACAGAAGTGGGAATACGATAAAAAGGTAGGCAACTCACACGTTTTCGTATACGCTACACCAACCattgaattaaaagtaaaattcatCAACATCAACACACGTTTCTGACTTTAATTGATTCCAATATCGCACTGGTGCTACACCAGAACAGTTGACAGTGACATTAATGACATTATTCAGTGTACTTGTgtctaaataattatttattattattagacaaAAGAAATACGACATGTAACCAATCAAAAATGTCTGGATGTGAAAACTTCCATGGGATCTGTTCAAGAAGTTCTTATAAACGATTGTGATAAAAGGAAAACTCAACAATGGATTTTAGAAGATGTATCTTGGAAATAAATGCtttctt harbors:
- the LOC130900200 gene encoding polypeptide N-acetylgalactosaminyltransferase 1-like encodes the protein MLAGTLRRVKKLCPSILFVTVTVILLLKIYFYKKDNEMHPKHVIKKKDQEEYVDKHGIRVVVGHYRGDTSRVVPAASNETINQNNFNPSPNAGKNGQPLVINNKDYVKTQQLYEINQFNLLVSDQIPLNRTLPDFRRKRCNKLFNDYKSYPKTSIIIVFHNEAWSTLLRTVWSVINRSPKELIEEIILVDDASERAFLRKPLEDYIKSLPIRVIILRSVERIGLIKARLKGARAAKGEVLTFLDAHCECTVGWLEPLLHVISKDKTTVICPTIDIINHDTFAYVKSFELHWGAFNWNLQFRWYTLGGEQMKRRQYDITQPFNSPAMAGGLFAMDRNAFFEFGAYDEDMNIWGGENLEMSLRIWQCGGKIQISPCSRVGHVFRKSSPYSFPGGLEKTLYTNLARVAVVWLDEWADFFFKFNEQSRKVKEHQNVSSRVDLKKRLKCKNFSWYLDNVWPQHFFPKDDRFFGKIKNIGKNMCLLKPDQKNFMNQPMGKATLDVCLDEIEIEMFIMTKEGYIMTDDSICLDAPEKPKSGSMKVRIVACHFISRQKWEYDKKTKEIRHVTNQKCLDVKTSMGSVQEVLINDCDKRKTQQWILEDVSWK